The following coding sequences are from one Capsicum annuum cultivar UCD-10X-F1 chromosome 3, UCD10Xv1.1, whole genome shotgun sequence window:
- the LOC107864480 gene encoding dCTP pyrophosphatase 1, producing the protein MKGKSVKEEEEGGRKGSVSIEELQKKMADFAKERDWDQFHTPRNLLLALVGEVGELSEIFQWKGEVPRGLPDWEEKEKQHLGEELSDVLLYLVRLSDICGIDLGNAALRKLELNAIKYPVSLCKGSSKKLTLLSKNTTTTTTSSSEKGVVNNDGE; encoded by the exons atgaagggaaaatcagtgaaggaagaagaagaaggaggaagaaaAGGGTCAGTGAGTATTGAAGAGTTACAGAAAAAAATGGCAGATTTTGCTAAAGAAAGAGATTGGGATCAGTTTCATACTCCAAGAAATCTCCTTTTAGCACTG GTGGGTGAAGTTGGAGAGTTGTCTGAAATATTTCAGTGGAAAGGTGAGGTCCCAAGAGGTTTACCAGACTGGGAAGAAAAAGAGAAGCAACATTTAGGTGAAGAGCTCTCAGATGTGTTGCTTTATCTTgtcaggctttcagatatttGTGGCATTGATCTTGGTAATGCTGCATTGAGAAAACTAGAGCTAAATGCCATTAAATACCCTGTTAGCCTATGCAAAGGTTCATCAAAAAAGCTTACTCTTTTGAGCaaaaatactacaacaacaacaacctccAGCAGTGAAAAAGGTGTTGTTAATAATGATGGTgaatga